One window from the genome of Pelodictyon luteolum DSM 273 encodes:
- a CDS encoding cell division protein FtsQ/DivIB, giving the protein MTDSEESSASRPLERPDRAPRSGGGGKAFILAFLPVLLLLGWLWKSALSWKEDVRVRSIVVEGAEIVAPYDVESALASHLGRPMDGVDTVAAAERVNAIAWVKDAAVNRELNGILRVTLRERRPMALSIVDGVPSAIDRDGVLMPRTMLRGARFRELLTVSGIGRTRPLRYGFRQIEGHECRVVRKFVDALADAPYAGLLVRSLHVDGEGLTYFTVAGDPARFIIGNDGDFKEKLEKFEIFWRKVVSKKGFGTYETVDLRFRDRIFTTDAPAREAPPEAPQ; this is encoded by the coding sequence ATGACTGATTCCGAGGAGAGCAGCGCTTCCCGGCCCCTGGAACGGCCGGATAGGGCTCCCAGATCGGGTGGCGGCGGAAAAGCCTTTATCCTGGCGTTTCTGCCGGTGCTCCTCCTGCTCGGATGGCTCTGGAAAAGCGCTTTATCGTGGAAAGAAGATGTACGGGTCCGCAGCATCGTGGTCGAGGGGGCCGAGATCGTTGCCCCTTACGATGTGGAGTCCGCCCTTGCGAGCCATCTCGGCCGTCCGATGGACGGTGTCGACACGGTGGCGGCTGCTGAAAGGGTCAACGCAATTGCGTGGGTGAAGGATGCCGCGGTCAATCGGGAGCTGAACGGGATCCTGCGCGTTACCTTGCGGGAGCGCAGGCCGATGGCGCTGAGCATTGTTGACGGAGTGCCCTCAGCCATCGACAGGGACGGGGTGCTGATGCCGCGAACGATGCTTCGGGGGGCACGGTTCCGGGAACTTCTCACGGTGTCGGGCATCGGACGGACCCGGCCCCTGAGATATGGGTTCCGGCAGATCGAGGGTCACGAATGCAGGGTGGTCCGGAAGTTCGTGGACGCACTTGCCGATGCTCCTTATGCGGGGCTTCTCGTCCGAAGCCTGCATGTTGACGGCGAAGGATTGACGTATTTTACGGTTGCCGGAGATCCCGCCCGCTTTATTATAGGCAATGACGGGGACTTCAAGGAAAAGTTGGAAAAATTCGAGATATTCTGGCGAAAGGTAGTTTCGAAGAAAGGTTTCGGAACTTACGAGACGGTGGATTTGCGGTTCCGCGACCGGATTTTCACCACCGATGCCCCGGCCCGGGAGGCCCCACCGGAAGCGCCCCAGTAG
- a CDS encoding FAD-binding protein, translated as MLALKELRQHVRGDLHIGEPLADHTVARRGGPADVLVIPERKDDFCRSILYFQKSDQPFRVVGTGSRLNDGGAGFRGAVILSHRALQGVSVTAGRVIAGAGTLLSDLPLDIALPEASTERHAEGSVGGALSMRCCSFCSELYGQVEWLELFRNGEARRVKPDGFGEGEVILSVAFRLGRKL; from the coding sequence ATGCTCGCGCTTAAGGAACTCAGGCAGCATGTCCGGGGCGACCTGCATATCGGCGAGCCTCTGGCCGACCATACGGTGGCCCGCAGGGGAGGACCGGCGGATGTTCTCGTCATTCCCGAACGGAAGGATGACTTTTGCCGGAGCATTCTTTATTTTCAGAAGAGCGATCAGCCGTTCAGGGTTGTGGGTACCGGCTCACGCCTGAATGACGGCGGAGCAGGGTTCCGCGGAGCGGTCATCCTTTCGCACCGTGCGCTGCAGGGTGTGAGCGTGACGGCAGGACGCGTCATTGCCGGGGCGGGAACCCTCCTCAGTGACCTCCCTTTGGATATAGCCCTTCCCGAAGCCTCGACCGAGAGGCATGCCGAGGGGAGTGTCGGTGGGGCACTGTCCATGCGGTGCTGCTCATTCTGCTCGGAGCTGTACGGACAGGTCGAGTGGCTGGAGCTGTTCCGCAACGGCGAGGCGCGCCGGGTGAAGCCCGACGGCTTTGGCGAGGGTGAAGTGATTCTATCCGTCGCGTTCCGTCTGGGGCGCAAATTGTGA
- the murC gene encoding UDP-N-acetylmuramate--L-alanine ligase — MELGKTKRVHIVGIGGAGMSAIAELLLKSGFAVSGSDLSTGEVTDKLQQHGAVIYRGHEAGQVADCDVVVYSSAVRPDANVEISEALKSGIPVVKRDEMLGELMRYKSGICVAGTHGKTTTTAMIATMLIESGESPTVMIGGVSDYLKGSTVVGEGRYMVIEADEFDRAFLRLTPTIAVLNSLESEHMDTYGTLDELKRSFIEFANKVPFYGRVICSVDWPEIRRIIGSLNRRLTTVGIEEPADVTAGDIVMDHGRATFTITAFGTDYPGVCLNVPGRHNILNALSAFATGLELGIEPERLIAGLGRYSGMRRRFQVKFRDSRGLMVIDDYAHHPSEVKATVKAARSGWPDARVIAVFQPHLFSRTLEFADEYGWALSRADGVYVAAVYPSREKQEDFPGVDGALVAEAVRRAGGRQVAFVPDRDELLAAVLNEGAEPAPGGTILLFMGAGDITVLATEVAGRVSGGEGHARA, encoded by the coding sequence ATGGAACTTGGAAAGACGAAACGCGTGCATATCGTGGGGATCGGAGGGGCAGGCATGAGCGCGATTGCAGAGCTCCTCCTGAAATCGGGCTTTGCCGTCAGCGGCTCCGACCTGTCGACGGGGGAGGTAACCGACAAGCTGCAACAGCACGGGGCCGTCATCTACCGGGGCCACGAGGCCGGGCAGGTCGCGGACTGCGACGTAGTGGTATACTCGTCGGCGGTACGTCCCGATGCAAACGTCGAGATCTCGGAAGCTCTGAAGTCAGGCATTCCCGTTGTCAAGCGCGACGAGATGCTCGGCGAGCTGATGCGCTACAAGTCGGGCATCTGCGTGGCAGGCACCCATGGAAAGACCACGACGACGGCGATGATTGCCACCATGCTGATCGAGTCGGGCGAATCGCCGACGGTGATGATCGGCGGGGTATCCGACTACCTGAAAGGCAGCACTGTTGTCGGCGAGGGCCGCTACATGGTGATCGAGGCCGACGAGTTCGATCGGGCGTTTCTGAGACTGACCCCCACCATAGCAGTGCTCAACAGTCTGGAGTCGGAGCATATGGACACCTACGGCACACTCGACGAGCTGAAGCGCTCTTTCATCGAGTTCGCCAACAAGGTCCCTTTTTATGGCAGGGTGATCTGCTCGGTCGACTGGCCGGAGATCCGCAGGATCATCGGTTCCCTGAACCGCCGCCTCACCACCGTCGGCATCGAGGAGCCTGCCGACGTGACAGCCGGTGACATCGTGATGGATCATGGCCGCGCCACCTTTACCATCACCGCCTTCGGAACCGACTATCCCGGAGTCTGCCTCAACGTGCCCGGACGGCATAACATACTCAACGCTCTTTCGGCTTTTGCCACAGGGCTCGAGCTCGGCATCGAGCCTGAGCGGCTGATTGCGGGGCTCGGCCGGTACAGCGGCATGCGCCGGCGTTTTCAGGTGAAGTTCCGTGACAGCCGCGGGCTCATGGTCATCGATGATTACGCACACCATCCTTCGGAGGTGAAAGCTACCGTGAAGGCCGCCCGGAGCGGCTGGCCCGATGCCCGGGTCATCGCCGTATTCCAGCCGCACCTGTTTTCAAGGACCCTGGAGTTCGCCGACGAATACGGCTGGGCTCTCTCACGGGCGGACGGCGTGTACGTTGCGGCTGTCTACCCCTCCCGCGAGAAGCAGGAGGATTTTCCGGGTGTGGACGGTGCACTGGTGGCAGAGGCGGTCCGGAGGGCCGGCGGACGTCAGGTTGCGTTTGTTCCTGACCGGGACGAGCTGCTTGCTGCCGTTCTCAACGAAGGGGCCGAGCCGGCTCCGGGCGGGACGATTCTCCTGTTCATGGGCGCCGGAGATATTACAGTTCTTGCAACGGAGGTCGCAGGCCGGGTTTCCGGCGGGGAGGGCCATGCTCGCGCTTAA
- the murG gene encoding undecaprenyldiphospho-muramoylpentapeptide beta-N-acetylglucosaminyltransferase, with amino-acid sequence MNILFAGGGTGGHLYPAVAMAAMLKEMVPGVELSFAGTASGIEAGEVPRLGYRLHLIPVRGLKRGRSLSALLSNIGVLTDFAASLFRAAALIRRERPDVVVGTGGFVSAPVLLAAQLLGRKTLIQEQNAFPGLTTRLLSILAREVHVAFREATGYLMKKRGVFLTGNPARSFPQRDSSIGREAFGFDPLLPTLLVFGGSRGARAINNAVLRHLGRLTAGSNLIWQTGALDFGRIEKEVSPGRNLWIGAYIEDMGSAYAAADLVLCRAGASSIAELTNLRKPSVLVPYPHATGDHQRHNARALSGPGAALMIEDRELENPEAIEGVIALLHDRERLQMMGAEAGRLSAPEAARILAGRIIDLAEEH; translated from the coding sequence ATGAACATACTGTTTGCTGGAGGGGGTACCGGAGGGCACCTCTATCCGGCCGTCGCCATGGCCGCCATGCTGAAGGAGATGGTGCCCGGTGTTGAACTCTCCTTTGCCGGGACCGCCTCGGGGATTGAGGCCGGGGAGGTTCCGCGGCTCGGCTACCGCCTGCATCTTATTCCTGTTCGAGGGCTGAAGCGCGGCCGTTCGCTGTCGGCACTGCTCTCCAACATCGGGGTGCTCACCGATTTTGCGGCCTCGCTTTTCAGGGCTGCGGCCCTGATCCGGAGGGAGCGGCCCGACGTGGTGGTCGGCACGGGAGGCTTTGTCAGCGCACCGGTGCTGCTTGCCGCCCAGCTGCTCGGCAGGAAAACGCTGATCCAGGAACAGAACGCGTTTCCCGGCCTTACCACCCGACTGCTTTCGATCCTTGCCCGCGAGGTGCATGTCGCCTTCAGGGAGGCGACCGGGTACCTCATGAAAAAACGGGGGGTGTTCCTGACCGGAAACCCTGCCCGTAGTTTCCCTCAGAGAGACAGCAGTATCGGCAGGGAGGCATTCGGGTTCGACCCCCTTCTTCCCACGCTTCTCGTCTTCGGCGGAAGCCGCGGGGCCCGAGCAATCAACAATGCCGTGCTTCGGCATCTGGGGCGGCTGACGGCAGGCTCAAACCTCATCTGGCAGACCGGAGCGCTGGACTTCGGGCGGATCGAAAAAGAGGTGAGCCCCGGTCGGAACCTTTGGATCGGCGCCTACATCGAGGATATGGGGAGCGCATATGCCGCGGCGGACCTCGTGCTCTGCCGTGCAGGGGCCTCAAGCATCGCTGAACTGACGAATCTCAGGAAACCCTCGGTGCTGGTGCCTTATCCCCATGCGACGGGGGACCACCAGCGCCATAACGCCAGGGCGCTCTCCGGCCCGGGGGCGGCTCTTATGATAGAGGACCGCGAGCTTGAGAACCCGGAGGCCATTGAGGGTGTCATCGCCCTGCTCCACGACCGGGAACGCCTCCAGATGATGGGCGCCGAGGCCGGGCGGCTGTCGGCGCCTGAAGCAGCCCGGATCCTTGCCGGCCGGATCATCGACCTTGCTGAAGAACATTAA
- a CDS encoding FtsW/RodA/SpoVE family cell cycle protein, with amino-acid sequence MTESIYMPSSRGEAVAGKLLLFIVAVLMCIGVVVVYSSGAGWAETKFSNSEYFLWRHVIFTLAGVAVVLVVGHFDYHFFSKISRLLYLVSLALLTALLLLKVVGVIHGAARWIGVGSVKFQVSDLAKYAIIFRFARFISDKEGDVRDLDTGYYPMLALLLAVSVLVALEPNFSTASLITILGFILMFAGGVNLRYLMATGALVIPIAIAYALAAPYRIARLVSFFSDSPKGLSYQVVQALIGLGNGGLLGLGIGASKQRELYLPLSYNDFVFVVIGEEYGFIGAVSVVLLFAGFFICGLIIAKHAPDLFGRFVALGITVAITLFAFINIAVACHLIPTTGVALPFISYGGTALLFNSLGVGILLSISRHRKRMHDMVAETAPERSPESGTEPLEWSHP; translated from the coding sequence ATGACGGAGAGCATCTACATGCCTTCGTCACGCGGCGAAGCCGTTGCCGGCAAGCTCTTGCTGTTCATCGTTGCGGTGCTGATGTGCATCGGAGTGGTGGTTGTCTACAGCAGTGGTGCCGGATGGGCTGAAACCAAGTTCTCCAACAGCGAGTATTTCCTATGGCGTCACGTCATCTTCACCCTCGCCGGAGTCGCAGTCGTTCTCGTCGTCGGTCATTTCGACTACCACTTTTTCTCGAAAATCAGCCGCCTTCTCTATCTGGTGAGCCTGGCCCTCCTGACGGCGCTCCTGCTCCTGAAGGTGGTCGGCGTGATACACGGTGCGGCACGCTGGATCGGTGTCGGGTCTGTGAAATTCCAGGTTTCCGACCTTGCCAAATATGCCATCATCTTCCGATTCGCCCGTTTCATCAGCGACAAGGAGGGTGACGTGCGCGACCTCGACACCGGCTACTACCCCATGCTTGCGCTGCTGCTGGCCGTTTCGGTGCTCGTGGCGCTTGAGCCGAACTTCAGCACGGCCTCGCTCATCACCATCCTCGGCTTCATCCTCATGTTTGCCGGTGGTGTGAATCTCCGCTACCTGATGGCGACCGGCGCGCTGGTCATTCCGATTGCCATCGCTTACGCACTTGCCGCTCCGTACCGGATCGCGCGGCTGGTCTCATTCTTCAGTGACAGCCCGAAGGGGCTCAGCTACCAGGTGGTGCAGGCGCTCATCGGGCTCGGCAACGGGGGCCTCCTCGGACTCGGCATCGGGGCCAGCAAACAGCGGGAACTCTATCTTCCGCTATCCTACAACGATTTTGTGTTCGTCGTCATCGGTGAAGAGTACGGTTTTATCGGAGCCGTGTCGGTCGTACTGCTTTTTGCGGGCTTTTTCATCTGCGGCCTGATCATCGCCAAGCACGCCCCGGACCTCTTCGGGAGGTTTGTCGCACTCGGCATCACCGTTGCCATCACTCTTTTCGCCTTCATCAATATTGCCGTGGCCTGCCACCTCATCCCGACGACCGGCGTGGCGCTGCCGTTCATCAGCTACGGAGGCACAGCCCTTCTTTTCAACTCGCTCGGCGTGGGTATCCTGCTCAGCATTTCCCGGCACCGGAAACGGATGCATGACATGGTGGCGGAAACAGCACCCGAACGTTCTCCTGAATCCGGAACCGAACCATTGGAATGGAGTCACCCATGA
- the murD gene encoding UDP-N-acetylmuramoyl-L-alanine--D-glutamate ligase — translation MKRADLAGRKVSVIGAGRSGNAAVELLLCHGARVLLSEKGALDPDTALRFRQRGAEVESEGHSDRVFDADFAVVSPGVPPGVPVIRELERRQIPVHSEIELASWFCRARIAGITGTDGKTTTATLVQRMAEAVGRLGGYRAYGVGNIGVPFSSKVEEMEERDIAVVELSSYQLERCSSFRPEAALITNITPDHLDRYGGDIMRYADAKYRIAMNLGSSGTLVYNADDPILRARFSVGGLQFSTVPFSTAGPVGGDPSSGIYLEDGWVHAGLRRLIHTSEFQKGSFRGNHNNSNVLGAIGLARALRLDEKAVLQALREFPGVEHRQEFVASKRGSDWINDSKATNVNAMRQALEAVPGRIVLIAGGRDKGNDYSAVATLVREKADLVVAMGESRQKVADAFRADVAVVEAATLEDAVRLAAGGAGTGRTVLFSPGCASFDLFRDFEDRGRSFKAEVGRLEA, via the coding sequence ATGAAGAGAGCCGATCTTGCGGGCAGAAAGGTGTCGGTAATCGGCGCCGGACGGAGCGGGAACGCTGCCGTTGAACTGCTGCTTTGTCACGGCGCACGGGTGCTGCTCAGCGAAAAGGGCGCCCTGGACCCCGACACGGCCCTGCGTTTCCGTCAGAGAGGGGCGGAGGTTGAGTCGGAAGGCCATTCGGACAGGGTGTTCGACGCGGATTTCGCCGTCGTCAGCCCCGGTGTTCCTCCGGGGGTTCCTGTCATCAGGGAGCTCGAGCGGCGACAAATTCCAGTGCACAGCGAGATCGAATTGGCCTCATGGTTCTGCCGTGCCCGGATTGCGGGCATCACCGGCACGGACGGCAAGACGACGACGGCGACACTTGTACAGCGGATGGCGGAGGCCGTCGGTCGCCTCGGCGGGTACCGGGCTTACGGGGTCGGGAACATAGGGGTTCCATTCTCCTCCAAGGTTGAAGAGATGGAAGAGCGCGACATCGCCGTCGTCGAACTCAGCAGCTACCAGCTTGAGCGCTGCAGCTCGTTCAGGCCCGAGGCCGCCCTCATCACCAACATCACGCCCGACCACCTTGACCGTTACGGCGGCGACATCATGCGCTACGCCGATGCGAAATACCGCATTGCGATGAACCTCGGCTCCTCCGGGACCCTCGTATACAACGCGGATGATCCGATTCTTCGTGCCCGCTTCTCGGTGGGCGGCTTACAGTTTTCGACGGTCCCCTTCTCGACAGCGGGACCCGTCGGGGGAGATCCTTCCTCCGGCATCTACCTCGAGGACGGGTGGGTGCATGCTGGCCTGCGGCGGCTGATCCATACATCCGAATTCCAGAAAGGGAGCTTCCGCGGCAATCACAACAACAGCAATGTGCTCGGCGCGATTGGTCTTGCCAGGGCGCTTCGGCTTGACGAAAAAGCGGTGCTTCAGGCGCTCAGGGAGTTCCCCGGCGTCGAGCACCGCCAGGAATTCGTCGCCAGCAAACGGGGTTCGGACTGGATCAACGATTCAAAGGCTACCAACGTCAATGCCATGCGTCAGGCGCTCGAGGCGGTTCCCGGCCGCATCGTGCTGATTGCCGGAGGGCGCGACAAGGGGAACGACTATTCTGCGGTTGCTACCCTCGTACGCGAGAAGGCCGACCTCGTCGTCGCCATGGGCGAGTCGCGCCAAAAAGTCGCCGATGCCTTCCGCGCCGATGTTGCGGTCGTCGAGGCTGCCACGCTCGAGGACGCTGTCCGGCTTGCCGCCGGGGGTGCCGGGACGGGTCGGACGGTGCTCTTCTCTCCCGGCTGCGCGAGTTTCGACCTGTTCAGGGACTTTGAAGACCGCGGGCGCAGCTTCAAGGCCGAAGTAGGAAGGCTTGAGGCATGA
- the mraY gene encoding phospho-N-acetylmuramoyl-pentapeptide-transferase produces the protein MLYYLLHYFNSTYNPPGLGVVEYLTFRASAAAITSLLITLLAGPGFIRYLRSRFIEPVKEEAPAEHRKKKDLPTMGGLLIIFSIEVSVLLWSKFDDPHVWLIMLAVLWMGVVGFIDDYRKVVLKVKGGLSPRWKLVAQVALGLVVGIYTSLDPAFSVLMRETSVPFFKNLTIDYGYFYIPVVIFIITALSNAVNLTDGLDGLASGSSAIVVFALGGFAYLAGNAVYATYLSIPFIPGGGEIAVVCMAIVMASVGFLWFNSNPAEIFMGDTGSLALGSAIAVIALLIKQELLLPVLAGVFLLETLSVSVQVLYFKYTRMRFGQGRRIFLMAPLHHHFQLKGWAEQKIVIRFWIITILFFLTSLMTLKLR, from the coding sequence ATGCTCTATTATCTTCTGCATTACTTCAACAGTACCTACAATCCGCCTGGACTCGGTGTCGTAGAGTACCTCACATTCAGGGCGAGTGCGGCGGCCATCACGTCCCTCCTCATCACCCTTCTGGCCGGCCCGGGGTTCATCCGCTACCTCCGTTCCCGCTTCATCGAGCCGGTCAAGGAGGAGGCCCCTGCCGAGCACCGGAAGAAAAAAGATCTCCCGACCATGGGCGGGCTGCTCATCATTTTCTCCATCGAGGTGTCGGTGCTGCTCTGGTCAAAATTCGACGATCCGCACGTCTGGCTGATCATGCTCGCCGTTCTCTGGATGGGCGTTGTCGGCTTCATCGACGACTACCGCAAGGTGGTGCTCAAGGTCAAAGGCGGACTCTCACCCCGCTGGAAGCTCGTCGCACAGGTTGCGCTCGGTCTTGTAGTCGGCATATATACCAGTCTTGACCCTGCGTTTTCGGTCCTTATGCGGGAGACCAGCGTGCCGTTCTTCAAGAACCTGACGATCGATTACGGCTACTTCTATATCCCGGTTGTCATTTTCATCATTACCGCGCTCTCCAACGCCGTCAACCTCACCGACGGCCTCGACGGGCTGGCATCGGGGAGTTCTGCCATCGTGGTCTTCGCCCTCGGCGGCTTCGCCTACCTTGCCGGCAACGCGGTCTATGCCACCTATCTCAGCATCCCGTTCATTCCCGGCGGCGGAGAGATCGCGGTGGTATGCATGGCCATCGTCATGGCTTCTGTCGGGTTCCTCTGGTTCAACTCCAACCCTGCGGAGATTTTCATGGGCGATACCGGATCGCTGGCGCTCGGCAGCGCCATCGCCGTCATCGCGCTGCTCATCAAGCAGGAGTTACTGCTTCCGGTGCTGGCTGGGGTATTCCTTCTTGAAACCCTGTCGGTGTCGGTGCAGGTGCTCTATTTCAAGTATACCCGGATGCGTTTCGGCCAGGGTCGCAGGATTTTCCTCATGGCTCCGCTCCACCACCATTTCCAGCTGAAGGGATGGGCGGAACAGAAGATCGTCATCCGATTCTGGATCATCACCATCCTCTTTTTTCTCACCAGCCTCATGACATTGAAACTCAGATGA
- a CDS encoding UDP-N-acetylmuramoyl-tripeptide--D-alanyl-D-alanine ligase, translated as MKGVLTWEDFRKCGELVLNPEAHPRREVQDPVAAIDSRAIDGPGIFIALRGESTDGHRFVQDVFRRGADFAMVSREWHSLEKDPVPPPGKAYIVVQDTEKGLQELASIYRDTFPIPVVGIGGSNGKTTTKEMTAAVLRTGFKVHVSRGNFNNHLGVPITLLGMRRDTEIAVVEMGINHPGEMELLTAIARPTDGLLTNIGHEHLEFLIDLEGVRLAERKLFDWLDRCRGTIFVNADDSRLADAATDSERHVLYGTGSPEGRICSAESVSVGHGGRVSFTLTAGAVREQVFLQFTGRHNVQNAVAAAAVGLHFGLSTAQVKAGLEGLLPESGWKRLELSEEGGVTIINDTYNANPDSMRLALDTLADMPCSGRRIAVIGDMLELGATAEDEHRSIGRYLAGLPIDMFFTFGALAGLGGRELPERCRGHFTGRDELLHALQEEVRSGDAVLFKGSRGMHLEQTAGALILELKKGTQTS; from the coding sequence ATGAAAGGTGTATTGACATGGGAGGATTTCAGGAAGTGCGGAGAGCTGGTCCTGAACCCCGAAGCACATCCCCGCAGGGAGGTGCAGGATCCGGTTGCGGCCATTGATTCCAGGGCGATCGACGGGCCGGGGATCTTCATTGCCCTGAGAGGCGAGTCGACCGACGGGCACCGGTTTGTCCAGGATGTGTTCCGGCGCGGTGCCGACTTTGCGATGGTATCACGGGAGTGGCACAGCTTGGAGAAAGATCCGGTTCCTCCTCCCGGCAAAGCATACATCGTCGTGCAGGATACCGAAAAAGGCTTGCAGGAACTTGCATCAATCTACCGCGACACCTTTCCGATTCCGGTTGTCGGTATCGGCGGCAGCAACGGCAAGACCACGACGAAGGAGATGACTGCGGCGGTGCTCCGCACCGGATTCAAGGTTCATGTGAGCCGGGGCAACTTCAATAACCATCTCGGTGTTCCCATCACCCTTCTCGGCATGCGGCGCGACACCGAAATAGCCGTCGTCGAGATGGGCATCAACCATCCCGGCGAGATGGAACTGCTTACCGCCATAGCTCGGCCAACCGACGGTCTTCTGACGAACATCGGCCACGAGCATCTCGAGTTCCTCATCGACCTAGAGGGCGTCAGGCTGGCCGAACGCAAGCTGTTCGACTGGCTCGACCGTTGCAGGGGCACGATCTTCGTCAACGCCGACGACTCCCGCCTCGCAGATGCCGCCACCGATTCCGAACGCCACGTTCTCTACGGAACAGGAAGTCCGGAAGGCCGTATCTGCAGCGCAGAATCAGTTTCCGTCGGCCATGGCGGACGGGTATCGTTCACGCTCACTGCAGGTGCAGTGCGGGAGCAGGTCTTTCTGCAGTTCACCGGCCGGCATAACGTACAGAACGCAGTGGCTGCGGCGGCAGTCGGACTGCACTTCGGTCTCTCAACCGCTCAGGTGAAGGCGGGTCTCGAAGGCCTCCTTCCTGAATCAGGATGGAAACGGCTCGAGCTCTCGGAGGAGGGCGGAGTCACCATCATCAACGACACATACAACGCCAATCCGGATTCGATGCGCCTTGCGCTCGACACTTTGGCCGACATGCCATGCAGCGGGCGGAGGATTGCCGTCATCGGCGACATGCTCGAGCTCGGGGCGACTGCAGAAGATGAGCACAGGAGCATCGGACGCTATCTTGCCGGCCTTCCCATCGACATGTTCTTCACCTTCGGCGCACTTGCCGGCCTCGGCGGCCGTGAGCTGCCCGAACGGTGCCGGGGGCATTTTACCGGAAGGGATGAGCTGCTTCATGCCCTTCAGGAAGAAGTCAGGAGCGGTGACGCGGTGCTCTTCAAGGGATCTCGGGGCATGCACCTCGAGCAGACGGCCGGGGCTCTCATTCTTGAGCTGAAAAAGGGAACACAAACAAGCTGA
- a CDS encoding UDP-N-acetylmuramoyl-L-alanyl-D-glutamate--2,6-diaminopimelate ligase encodes MNPNTALDGMQPVALREILRGMGAYEVAAGQTDGVMVRMLTNDSRVVEPGSLFVAVRGFAADGRGFIKDAIARGASAVVSEDFPMELALNGPPCIRVPDARRALSLAAAAYYGHPADRLRIVGVTGTNGKTTTARLISSILSMNGISCGYIGTGKAIIGDREIPLERTTPEAHGLHRLFRMMVDGGCRAVSMEVSSHALELGRVHGIAFQAAVFTNLTPDHLDFHPSMESYAEAKRKLFDQLAPGGIGIFNTEDPMATFMAARVAEEQRACCSLDAAGFGGMRCGLNYGAMVRREGVGSSVVALSFPEGVQPEEEFRLLGRFNVMNMLEAAAAAHQLGVPARDVAASLPGLQGVEGRMEQVEGPGFEGTAIVDYAHTPDALHQSLGTLRELLPPDGRLLVVFGCGGNRDRQKRPEMGRIAIEMADFSVITSDNPRDEDPEAILDEIEGGMGGGEHLRIPDRAEAIRTAVGMLRSGDILLVAGKGHECYQETHGRREHFSDREVLAAGIAQENGEKNPEQEARE; translated from the coding sequence ATGAACCCAAACACCGCATTGGACGGTATGCAGCCGGTCGCTCTCCGGGAGATTCTCCGGGGGATGGGGGCGTATGAGGTCGCGGCAGGACAGACGGACGGGGTTATGGTCCGGATGCTCACCAATGACTCTCGGGTGGTCGAGCCGGGATCGCTGTTCGTTGCGGTCAGGGGATTTGCTGCAGACGGTCGAGGGTTCATCAAGGATGCCATCGCACGGGGCGCCTCGGCGGTGGTCTCGGAGGACTTCCCCATGGAGCTCGCTTTAAACGGCCCGCCCTGCATCCGGGTTCCGGACGCCCGCAGGGCTCTCAGCCTTGCTGCTGCGGCATATTACGGCCATCCGGCCGACCGGTTGAGGATTGTTGGGGTGACCGGTACGAACGGCAAGACGACAACGGCACGCCTCATCTCCTCCATCCTCTCCATGAACGGAATTTCCTGCGGCTACATCGGCACGGGCAAGGCTATCATCGGAGACCGGGAGATCCCGCTGGAGCGGACCACTCCCGAGGCCCACGGGCTGCACCGCCTGTTCCGGATGATGGTAGATGGTGGCTGCCGTGCAGTTTCGATGGAGGTCTCCTCGCATGCACTCGAACTCGGGCGGGTGCACGGCATCGCATTTCAGGCGGCGGTGTTCACCAACCTGACGCCTGACCACCTTGATTTCCATCCGTCGATGGAGTCTTATGCGGAAGCCAAGCGCAAGCTGTTCGACCAGCTTGCGCCGGGCGGTATCGGGATATTCAACACCGAAGACCCGATGGCTACGTTCATGGCGGCCAGGGTAGCAGAGGAGCAGCGAGCCTGTTGCTCACTTGACGCTGCTGGGTTCGGCGGCATGCGGTGCGGCCTTAACTATGGCGCTATGGTCCGCAGAGAGGGTGTGGGTTCCTCTGTGGTCGCGCTTTCGTTTCCCGAGGGCGTGCAGCCGGAAGAAGAGTTCCGCCTGCTGGGCCGGTTCAATGTGATGAATATGCTTGAGGCCGCCGCTGCAGCCCATCAGCTCGGGGTTCCCGCCCGGGACGTTGCCGCATCGCTTCCCGGGCTTCAGGGCGTTGAAGGGCGGATGGAACAGGTTGAGGGTCCAGGCTTCGAGGGGACGGCCATTGTCGATTACGCCCACACCCCCGATGCGCTCCATCAGTCGCTCGGCACCCTGCGGGAACTTCTTCCTCCGGATGGACGGCTTCTCGTCGTGTTCGGGTGCGGCGGCAACCGCGACCGGCAGAAGCGCCCGGAAATGGGGCGGATCGCCATAGAGATGGCCGACTTTTCGGTCATCACCTCCGACAACCCCCGAGACGAGGATCCTGAAGCGATCCTTGACGAGATCGAGGGGGGCATGGGCGGAGGAGAACATCTTCGCATCCCCGACAGGGCAGAGGCCATAAGGACGGCGGTCGGCATGCTTCGTTCCGGAGACATCCTCCTCGTCGCAGGCAAGGGGCACGAGTGTTATCAGGAGACCCATGGGCGGCGGGAGCATTTCTCAGACCGCGAGGTGCTGGCGGCAGGCATTGCACAGGAAAACGGCGAAAAGAACCCCGAACAGGAAGCGAGGGAATGA